A stretch of the Planctomycetota bacterium genome encodes the following:
- a CDS encoding beta-ketoacyl synthase N-terminal-like domain-containing protein has translation MAEPIAITGIGVASALGIGADAFWTGLCEGRVPIAPPTLFDASKMHCTLAAETPGFAIRDHLPKHYRKAAKVMVRDVGLAVAAAANAVHDAALVTPASEGEAADPTYASHRLGTHVGAGLIATDPGELARAMAGSADADGNWDMAAWGQGGMDALSPLWMLKYLPNMLACHISILHQAKGPSNTLLCAEASGLLSLGESVRIIERGMADACFAGSGDSRVNPVASQRVFLAGRYADTRGDDRPVDAWMRPFDPSAAGAVPGEGAAILVLERPGTPQAARAGATPRAMILGFGSAQAVPEGWGDAGSPPIAGLGRRAGGRPDGLDEGLARAITGALDDAGVSAGSIDAVFCHAACEPAMDEAEMHGLRLALGEHAETVELAWITPCVGECMAATGALQAAAAALSVQHQRLPARVQTGSPADGLNAAAAPARDAELGRVLVCTHGLGGQCGAVVIGRA, from the coding sequence GTGGCGGAACCCATCGCGATTACCGGCATCGGCGTGGCGAGCGCCCTGGGCATCGGAGCCGACGCGTTCTGGACGGGCCTGTGCGAGGGCCGCGTGCCCATTGCCCCACCGACGCTGTTCGACGCGTCGAAGATGCACTGCACGCTGGCGGCCGAGACGCCCGGCTTCGCCATCCGCGACCACCTGCCCAAGCACTACCGCAAGGCCGCGAAGGTGATGGTGCGGGACGTTGGGCTTGCGGTGGCCGCGGCGGCCAACGCCGTCCACGACGCGGCGCTCGTCACGCCCGCGAGCGAGGGCGAGGCCGCCGACCCGACCTACGCGTCGCACCGGCTGGGCACGCACGTGGGAGCGGGCCTGATCGCGACCGACCCCGGGGAGCTGGCGCGGGCGATGGCCGGCTCCGCGGACGCCGACGGCAACTGGGACATGGCCGCGTGGGGGCAGGGCGGCATGGATGCCCTCAGCCCGCTGTGGATGCTCAAGTACCTGCCCAACATGCTCGCGTGCCACATCTCGATCCTGCACCAGGCCAAGGGCCCCAGCAACACCCTGCTGTGCGCCGAGGCCAGCGGCCTGCTGAGCCTGGGCGAGTCGGTGCGGATCATCGAGCGGGGCATGGCCGACGCATGCTTCGCCGGCAGCGGCGATTCCCGCGTCAACCCGGTCGCATCCCAACGGGTCTTTCTGGCGGGCCGCTACGCCGACACGCGGGGCGACGACCGGCCGGTGGACGCCTGGATGCGGCCCTTCGACCCGAGCGCGGCGGGCGCCGTGCCGGGCGAGGGGGCGGCGATCCTGGTGCTCGAGCGGCCCGGCACGCCGCAGGCCGCGCGTGCGGGCGCCACGCCGCGGGCGATGATCCTGGGCTTCGGATCGGCCCAGGCGGTGCCCGAGGGCTGGGGCGACGCGGGCTCGCCGCCGATCGCCGGCCTCGGTCGCCGCGCAGGGGGCCGGCCCGACGGGCTGGACGAGGGCCTCGCCCGCGCGATCACCGGCGCCCTCGACGACGCGGGCGTGAGCGCCGGCAGCATCGACGCGGTCTTCTGCCACGCCGCCTGCGAGCCCGCGATGGACGAGGCGGAGATGCACGGCCTGCGGCTGGCCCTGGGCGAACACGCCGAGACGGTCGAGCTGGCGTGGATCACGCCGTGCGTTGGCGAGTGCATGGCCGCCACCGGCGCGCTGCAGGCGGCCGCCGCCGCACTCTCCGTGCAACACCAGCGGCTGCCCGCCCGCGTCCAGACGGGCTCTCCCGCCGACGGCCTGAACGCCGCGGCGGCCCCCGCGCGCGATGCCGAGCTCGGACGTGTGCTCGTGTGCACGCACGGGCTGGGCGGCCAGTGCGGCGCGGTCGTCATCGGCCGCGCGTAA
- a CDS encoding aldehyde dehydrogenase family protein: MPTLTEPDLFDELRLADDPRVLVDASASADAIQSTNPTTGAPLAGVRSNTSSDLEDAIERSREAFRRWREVPAPKRGEVVRAIGDELRAHRTALGRLVSLEVGKIASEGVGEVQETIDIADYAVGLSRMLGGRTIPSEREGHRLMEQWHPLGPVGVITAFNFPNAVWGWNAMIAAVCGDTVLWKPSLLAPLTAIATNAIADRVARDMGHDGVFQLIIGTDDEIGEPMVGDRRLPLISATGSCRMGRHVGARVAERLGRCLLELGGNNAAIVEPDADLDLAVPTLLFGAVGTAGQRCTTTRRLLVHESIADELLPRLVEGYEHAAIGDPLAEGTLVGPLIHAEAGDAFDRAIEVARAQGGEVLAGGRRAQPVGGDGTPLGGCFVEPTIIRAPAGGALPIADEETFAPILYVFTYRDLDEAIAMQNAVDQGLSSAILTSSIAAGERFLSHAGSDCGIANVNVGTSGAEIGGAFGGEKDTGGGREAGSDSWKAYMRRQTCTINYGGRLRLAQGVRFG, from the coding sequence ATGCCCACGCTGACCGAGCCCGATCTGTTCGACGAGCTGCGCCTCGCGGACGATCCTCGCGTCCTCGTGGACGCCTCGGCGTCCGCCGATGCCATCCAGAGCACGAACCCCACCACGGGCGCCCCGCTCGCGGGCGTGCGCAGCAACACGAGCAGCGATCTCGAGGACGCCATCGAGCGCAGCCGCGAGGCCTTCCGCCGTTGGCGGGAGGTCCCGGCGCCGAAGCGGGGCGAGGTCGTGCGCGCCATCGGCGACGAGCTGCGCGCTCATCGGACCGCGCTGGGACGCCTCGTGAGCCTGGAGGTCGGCAAGATCGCCAGCGAGGGCGTCGGCGAGGTGCAGGAGACCATCGACATCGCCGACTACGCGGTCGGGCTGTCCCGCATGCTCGGCGGCCGCACGATCCCCAGCGAGCGCGAGGGCCACCGGCTCATGGAGCAATGGCACCCGCTCGGTCCCGTCGGCGTCATTACGGCGTTCAACTTCCCCAACGCGGTGTGGGGGTGGAACGCGATGATCGCGGCGGTGTGCGGCGACACGGTGCTGTGGAAGCCCAGCCTGCTGGCGCCGCTCACGGCCATCGCCACCAACGCCATCGCCGATCGTGTCGCGCGGGACATGGGCCACGACGGCGTGTTCCAGCTGATCATCGGGACCGACGACGAGATCGGCGAGCCGATGGTCGGCGATCGTCGGCTGCCCTTGATCAGCGCGACGGGCTCGTGCCGGATGGGACGCCACGTCGGCGCGCGGGTCGCCGAACGGCTCGGCCGCTGCCTGCTGGAACTCGGGGGCAACAACGCGGCGATCGTCGAGCCCGACGCCGACCTGGATCTCGCCGTCCCGACCCTGCTGTTCGGCGCCGTGGGCACCGCCGGCCAGCGCTGCACGACGACCCGCCGGCTGCTCGTGCACGAGAGCATCGCCGACGAGCTGCTGCCCAGGCTGGTGGAGGGCTACGAGCATGCGGCCATCGGCGATCCGCTGGCCGAGGGCACGCTCGTCGGGCCGCTCATCCACGCCGAAGCGGGCGATGCATTCGACCGGGCGATCGAGGTGGCGCGGGCGCAGGGGGGCGAGGTGCTCGCCGGCGGCCGCCGCGCCCAGCCCGTGGGTGGCGATGGCACGCCGCTGGGCGGCTGCTTCGTCGAGCCGACGATCATCCGCGCGCCCGCCGGCGGCGCCCTGCCGATCGCCGACGAGGAGACCTTCGCGCCGATCCTGTACGTGTTCACGTACCGCGATCTCGACGAGGCCATCGCCATGCAGAACGCCGTGGACCAGGGGCTGAGCTCGGCCATCCTGACGTCGTCCATCGCGGCGGGCGAGCGATTCCTCTCGCACGCGGGCAGCGACTGCGGCATCGCCAACGTCAACGTGGGCACGAGCGGGGCCGAGATCGGCGGGGCCTTCGGCGGCGAGAAGGACACCGGCGGCGGACGCGAAGCCGGCTCGGATTCGTGGAAGGCCTACATGCGTCGGCAGACGTGCACGATCAACTACGGCGGTCGGCTGCGGCTGGCCCAGGGGGTGCGCTTTGGCTGA
- the rpiA gene encoding ribose 5-phosphate isomerase A, translated as MADSGQQTDPTADALAWAAVADVQSGQVVGLGSGRTARRGIQALAHRIHHEGLDIACVSTSEASTVYAHELDITISEFATIERVDYLFDGADEVDDELRMLKGAGGSVTRERLVARAAERRVYLVEEVKLVEALGERTPLAVAIMAFGLASIRAALRDLGLSGVIRRSMDGSLYLTDNGNLILDVDLKNGGHDHERLARALTCTPGVIDHGMFLHEASEVLVQREDGSIERLMRPLG; from the coding sequence TTGGCTGACTCCGGGCAGCAGACCGATCCGACCGCCGACGCGTTGGCCTGGGCGGCCGTTGCCGACGTGCAATCCGGGCAGGTCGTGGGATTGGGATCCGGACGCACTGCGCGGCGGGGCATCCAGGCGCTGGCGCACCGCATCCACCACGAGGGGCTCGACATCGCGTGCGTGTCGACCAGCGAGGCGAGCACCGTCTACGCCCACGAGCTGGACATCACCATCAGCGAATTCGCGACCATCGAACGGGTCGACTACCTCTTCGACGGCGCCGACGAGGTCGACGACGAGCTGCGGATGCTCAAGGGCGCGGGCGGCTCGGTCACGCGCGAGCGGCTGGTGGCGCGAGCCGCCGAACGCCGCGTCTACCTGGTCGAGGAGGTCAAGCTCGTTGAGGCCCTGGGCGAGCGTACGCCGCTGGCCGTTGCGATCATGGCCTTCGGCCTCGCGTCCATCCGGGCGGCGCTGCGAGACCTCGGGTTGTCGGGGGTCATCCGCCGCTCGATGGACGGCTCGCTCTACCTGACCGACAACGGCAATTTAATCCTCGACGTCGATCTCAAGAACGGCGGGCACGACCACGAGCGACTCGCCCGGGCCCTGACGTGCACGCCGGGCGTCATCGACCACGGCATGTTCCTCCACGAGGCTTCAGAGGTGCTCGTGCAGCGCGAGGACGGCTCGATTGAGCGGCTCATGCGGCCGCTCGGCTAG
- a CDS encoding aminotransferase class I/II-fold pyridoxal phosphate-dependent enzyme: protein MGRSIAFEPFDLSHDPHERAAALCPGVGHGPADGDPLVAPLVQSTTYGRSRVGTDPEHQYSRVSNPTVATLEQALGRLEHAPPAACFTTGLAAETALFLAVLRAHDHAICGRSVYGGTVRLLQQVLPELGVETTFVDTTDLDAVRTAVRPNTRLVFVETPSNPTLEITDIAGVASIARQAGALLAVDNTFLTAALQQPLDLGADVSVYSTTKFVDGHSVALGGALVSRDTDLLERIRFIRKCTGAIQTPFNAWLTINGLKTLPLRLERQSASAQRIAEWLAQHDAVERVRHPSLAEGQQRTLAETQHAGAHGGVVSFEVAGGLESARRVAERLELCTLVEHVGSVETLVTHSASMTHADVPPEQRLACGISEGLLRLSVGLEPPEAILADLSQALDAAAGTSAAPSSALTAC from the coding sequence ATGGGACGATCCATCGCATTCGAGCCATTTGATCTAAGTCACGATCCGCACGAGCGGGCTGCCGCGCTGTGCCCCGGCGTCGGCCACGGACCCGCCGACGGCGATCCGCTGGTGGCCCCGCTCGTGCAGAGCACCACCTACGGCCGCAGCCGCGTGGGCACCGACCCCGAGCACCAGTACTCGAGGGTGTCCAACCCGACCGTCGCGACGCTGGAGCAAGCACTCGGCCGCCTCGAGCACGCGCCGCCCGCCGCGTGCTTCACGACGGGCCTGGCCGCCGAAACCGCGCTCTTCCTCGCCGTTCTGCGGGCCCACGACCACGCGATCTGCGGGCGATCGGTCTACGGCGGGACCGTCCGGCTGCTGCAGCAGGTCCTGCCCGAGCTCGGCGTCGAGACGACCTTCGTAGACACGACCGACCTCGACGCCGTGCGCACGGCCGTCCGGCCGAACACGCGGCTGGTCTTCGTCGAGACGCCCTCGAACCCGACGCTGGAGATCACCGACATCGCCGGCGTGGCCTCGATCGCGCGGCAGGCGGGCGCGTTGCTCGCCGTCGACAACACGTTCCTCACCGCCGCACTGCAGCAGCCGCTCGATCTCGGCGCCGACGTCTCGGTTTATTCGACGACGAAGTTCGTCGACGGCCACTCGGTGGCGCTCGGCGGCGCGCTCGTGAGCCGCGACACGGACCTGCTGGAGCGCATCCGCTTCATCCGCAAGTGCACCGGCGCGATCCAGACGCCCTTCAACGCGTGGCTGACCATCAACGGACTCAAGACGCTGCCCCTCCGGCTCGAGCGGCAGTCGGCGAGCGCGCAGCGGATCGCCGAGTGGCTCGCGCAGCACGACGCCGTCGAACGGGTGCGGCACCCGTCGCTCGCGGAGGGCCAGCAGCGCACTCTGGCGGAAACCCAGCACGCCGGGGCGCACGGCGGCGTCGTCTCCTTCGAGGTCGCCGGCGGCCTCGAGTCAGCGCGGCGGGTTGCCGAGCGGCTGGAGCTGTGCACGCTCGTCGAGCACGTCGGGTCGGTCGAGACGCTCGTGACCCATTCGGCCAGCATGACCCACGCCGACGTGCCACCCGAGCAGCGGCTGGCGTGCGGCATCTCGGAGGGCCTGCTGCGGCTGTCGGTAGGGCTAGAGCCGCCCGAGGCGATCCTCGCCGACCTGAGCCAGGCCCTCGACGCGGCCGCCGGGACGAGCGCCGCCCCATCCTCCGCCCTGACGGCCTGCTAG
- a CDS encoding peroxidase family protein, giving the protein MINARCALAGLACPILLLSSPGVAQTAGGDPADHTDLAPRRSSLVQRPYLTRSDDRSLLAPRIGIDAPPGGPAVFPDEFRTIDGTFNNPTRPLLGSAGTPFLRQMAPAYGDAAGDVPARLDGPSPRRVSNAAALDTGDVPNLRGVSDYLWQWGQFLDHDITETPIADPIEAFDVVVPSGDPWFDPMGTGAVRIPLDRSGYEVVEGRREQVNHITAFIDASNVYGSDAARAAELRTLDGTGMLKTSDGDLMPFNVNGFPNAPTADDPTLFLGGDVRANEQIGLIAMHTLFVREHNHWAIEIRAADPTLSGDEIYERARAIVAAEMQAITYNEFLPLLLGPDAIPPYAGYDPDVDPSITNVFAAAAYRFGHSMLSGVLLRRDRSGEPAAEGDISLAGAFFNPAEIVDHGVDSVLRGLAMQRAQEIDTMVVDEVRNFLFGPPGAGGFDLAALNLQRGRDHGLPGYNDVRVECGYPSVGQFDQINPDPAVWARLAVAYDKVDHIDPWIGMLAEPHEPGAMAGKTLRRVLADQFARLRDGDRFWYEAYLPSDMVRLVERQTLATILRRNTGLDDEIGHTPFMVRACDADLDGDGKLTLFDFLAFSTLFDAGDPRADFDADGVLTIFDFLAFQTAFDAGC; this is encoded by the coding sequence ATGATCAATGCTCGCTGCGCGCTCGCTGGACTCGCCTGTCCGATCCTCCTGCTGTCCTCGCCGGGCGTGGCCCAGACCGCGGGCGGCGACCCAGCCGATCACACGGACCTCGCGCCGCGCCGCAGTTCGCTGGTGCAGCGGCCGTACCTCACGCGGAGCGACGATCGGTCGCTGCTCGCGCCGCGGATCGGCATCGACGCCCCGCCCGGCGGCCCCGCCGTCTTCCCCGACGAGTTCCGCACCATCGACGGCACCTTCAACAACCCCACAAGGCCGCTGCTGGGGTCGGCGGGCACGCCCTTCCTGCGGCAGATGGCCCCCGCCTACGGCGATGCGGCCGGCGACGTGCCCGCCCGCCTGGACGGCCCGAGCCCCCGCCGCGTGAGCAACGCCGCGGCGCTCGACACCGGCGATGTGCCCAACCTGCGCGGCGTCTCGGACTACCTGTGGCAGTGGGGCCAGTTCCTGGACCACGACATCACCGAGACGCCCATCGCCGACCCGATCGAGGCGTTCGACGTCGTGGTGCCCAGCGGCGACCCATGGTTCGATCCGATGGGCACCGGCGCGGTCCGCATTCCGCTCGATCGCTCGGGCTACGAGGTGGTCGAAGGTCGCCGCGAGCAGGTCAACCACATCACGGCGTTCATCGATGCCTCGAACGTGTATGGCTCGGATGCCGCCCGCGCCGCCGAGCTGCGCACCCTCGACGGCACCGGCATGCTCAAGACCAGCGACGGCGATCTCATGCCGTTCAACGTCAACGGCTTCCCCAACGCCCCCACCGCCGACGACCCGACGCTCTTCCTGGGCGGCGACGTCCGCGCGAACGAGCAGATCGGGTTGATCGCGATGCACACGCTCTTCGTGCGGGAGCACAACCACTGGGCGATCGAGATCCGTGCGGCCGACCCGACGCTGTCTGGCGACGAGATCTACGAGCGGGCGCGGGCGATCGTGGCCGCCGAAATGCAGGCGATCACCTACAACGAGTTCCTGCCGCTACTGCTGGGGCCCGACGCCATCCCGCCCTACGCGGGCTACGACCCGGACGTCGATCCGAGCATCACCAACGTGTTCGCCGCGGCGGCGTACCGCTTCGGGCACAGCATGCTCTCGGGCGTGCTGCTGCGACGGGACCGCTCGGGCGAGCCCGCGGCCGAGGGCGACATCTCGCTGGCGGGCGCATTCTTCAACCCCGCCGAGATCGTCGACCACGGCGTGGACTCGGTGCTCCGCGGCCTGGCGATGCAGCGCGCCCAGGAGATCGACACCATGGTCGTCGACGAGGTCCGCAACTTCCTGTTCGGCCCGCCGGGCGCGGGCGGATTCGATCTGGCGGCCCTCAACCTGCAGCGGGGCCGCGACCACGGCCTTCCCGGCTACAACGACGTCCGCGTCGAGTGCGGCTACCCGTCCGTCGGCCAATTCGACCAGATCAACCCGGACCCCGCCGTGTGGGCCCGGCTGGCCGTCGCCTATGACAAGGTCGACCACATCGATCCGTGGATCGGGATGCTCGCCGAGCCCCACGAGCCCGGCGCGATGGCGGGCAAGACGCTTCGGCGGGTGCTGGCCGACCAGTTCGCCCGGCTGCGCGACGGCGATCGCTTCTGGTACGAGGCGTATCTGCCCAGCGACATGGTGCGGCTGGTCGAGCGGCAGACGCTCGCGACCATCCTGCGGCGGAACACCGGGCTGGACGATGAGATCGGCCACACGCCCTTCATGGTGCGCGCGTGCGACGCCGACCTCGACGGCGACGGCAAGCTGACGCTCTTCGATTTCCTGGCCTTCAGCACCCTGTTCGACGCGGGTGACCCGCGGGCCGACTTCGACGCCGACGGCGTGCTGACGATCTTCGACTTCCTGGCGTTCCAGACGGCTTTCGACGCGGGCTGCTAG